The Pedobacter ginsengisoli region CAAAGATATTACACCGCTTCCACACAATGGATGTCGTCCTCCTAAGAAGAGAAGAGTTTAATTTATTAATTTTTAAAGCTAAGAGTCTGTAGCTTTAGGCTGCATGATACTTTAAAACAAAAAGCAATGGCAAGATATACAGGACCAAAGTCCAAAATCGCGCGTAAGTTCAGAGAGCCAATTTTCGGCCCTGATAAAGTTCTAGATAGAAAAAATTATCCTCCTGGGCAACACGGTGCCTCAAAAAGAAGAGGAAAACAATCTGAGTACGCTGTTCAATTAATGGAAAAGCAAAAAGTTAAATATACTTATGGTGTATTGGAGCGTCAGTTCCGTAACTTGTTTACAAAAGCATCTTCACGTGAAGGTATTACAGGTGATAACTTATTGCAATTATTGGAAGCTCGTTTAGATAATACAGTTTATAGATTAGGTATTGCTACAACACGTTCAGCTGCTCGTCAGTTAGTTAGCCATAAACACGTAACAGTTAACGGTGAGGTAGTTAATATCCCTTCATATCAATTAAAAGCAGGAGATGTTGTTGCAGTTCGTGAGAAATCAAAAACATTAGAAGCAATTACCAATTCTGTAGCAGGAAGAGTAATCAATAAGTTCAATTGGTTAGACTGGAATGCAAGTGAGTTAACTGGTAAATTTTTAACTTATCCTAATCGTGATGAGATACCAGAAAACATCAAAGA contains the following coding sequences:
- the rpsD gene encoding 30S ribosomal protein S4: MARYTGPKSKIARKFREPIFGPDKVLDRKNYPPGQHGASKRRGKQSEYAVQLMEKQKVKYTYGVLERQFRNLFTKASSREGITGDNLLQLLEARLDNTVYRLGIATTRSAARQLVSHKHVTVNGEVVNIPSYQLKAGDVVAVREKSKTLEAITNSVAGRVINKFNWLDWNASELTGKFLTYPNRDEIPENIKENLIVELYSK